One window of Hyla sarda isolate aHylSar1 unplaced genomic scaffold, aHylSar1.hap1 scaffold_72, whole genome shotgun sequence genomic DNA carries:
- the LOC130344435 gene encoding E3 ubiquitin/ISG15 ligase TRIM25-like encodes MASADLRDELLCSICLNIYTDPVTLRCGHNFCLDCIGQVLNTQDGAGGYSCPECREQSQERPTLKTNTTLRNIVENFLSTQPHQEEITGIHCTYCVDSPVPAVRSCLHCEASLCDKHVKVHSKGPEHVLTDPTTSQENKKCSVHKKILEYYCIEDSTCICVSCSLVGEHRGHRVEKMDKASEKKKLRNVLQNLITKREKTEERVRSLEERWRKAQEEASGEAQRVTALFIGIRRRLDDLEKRILGEIFRQEEKMSLSLSDVIHKLEKKKDELSRKMRDIEDVSNRTVPLTVLQDPDTGDLCDAGEGGGDEDTGGHDTTHDVDVITGMLHAGFSDIVTYLQTISPPKPKRPQPPRVRSLPGHTQASPVSGPQYGGDGAIVRTGGARGEGAAAGEGGVYGGEGAAAGEGGVYGQGPADILLDVNTAYNNLLISDDLKTASWTYTKKNRPEQAERFQDCSQVMSSGRFSSGRHYWDVEIRRSEEWRVGMCYPSIDRSGDRSLIGDNSKSWCLYGELSYSYQYSVIHDSKWIQLPHQISSDRVRICLDYEAGQLSFYELCDPIRHLHTFTTTFTGPLHALLWVCGGSIKLSGGGAAVRSHQYRDW; translated from the coding sequence ATGGCGTCTGCTGATCTGAGAGACGAgctgctctgctccatctgtcTGAACATTTATACAGATCCTGTAACCCTGAGATGTGGACAcaacttctgcctggactgtattGGTCAGGTCCTGAATACACAGGACGGGGCTGGAGGTTATTCCTGTCCTGAATGTAGAGAACAGTCCCAGGAGCGGCCGACACTGAAGACCAACACAACTTTGAGAAATATAGTGGAGAATTTCCTGTCTACTCAACCCCATCAGGAGGAGATCACCGGGATCCACTGCACGTACTGTGTGGACTCTCCTGTACCTGCTGTGAGATCCTGTCTTCACTGTGAGGCCTCTCTGTGTGATAAACATGTGAAAGTTCATAGCAAGGGACCAGAACATGTCCTGACCGATCCCACCACCTCCCAGGAGAACAAGAAATGTTCTGTCCATAAGAAGATCCTGGAATATTACTGCATTGAGGACTCTACTTGTATCTGCGTGTCCTGCAGTTTGGTCGGAGAACATCGGGGACATCGGGTGGAGAAGATGGATAAGGCCTCTGAGAAGAAGAAACTGAGAAATGTTCTACAGAATCTGATCACAAAGAGAGAGAAGACTGAGGAAAGAGTCCGGAGTCTGGAGGAACGCTGGAGAAAAGCTCAAGAAGAAGCATCTGGAGAAGCGCAGAGAGTCACTGCCCTGTTTATAGGCATCAGGAGACGCCTGGACGACCTGGAGAAGAGGATCCTGGGTGAGATCTTCAGGCAGGAGGAGAAGATGTCACTGTCACTGTCTGATGTCATCCAcaagctagaaaaaaaaaaggacgaGTTGTCCAGGAAGATGAGGGACATTGAAGACGTGTCTAATAGGACAGTTCCACTGACTGTCTTACAGGATCCAGACACAGGTGACTTGTGTGAtgctggggaggggggaggtgatgaggacacagggggACATGATACCACACATGATGTAGATGTCATTACAGGCATGTTACATGCAGGTTTCTCTGATATAGTGACCTATCTACAGACCATCTCGCCCCCAAAACCAAAGAGACCACAGCCCCCCAgggtccgatctctgcccggtcaCACACAAGCTTCACCTGTGTCCGGTCCACAATATGGGGGCGATGGTGCAATAGTCAGGACTGGAGGTGCCAGGGGGGAGGGGGCGGCTGCAGGAGAGGGAGGGgtctatgggggggagggggcggctGCAGGAGAGGGAGGGGTCTATGGGCAGGGTCCTGCAGACATATTACTGGATGTAAACACAGCTTATAATAATCTCCTTATATCAGACGACCTGAAAACTGCCTCCTGGACATATACAAAGAAGAATCGTCCAGAACAAGCAGAGAGATTCCAGGATTGTTCTCAGGTGATGAGCAGCGGGAGATTCTCCTCAGGACGACATTACTGGGATGTGGAgatcaggagatcagaggagtgGAGGGTGGGGATGTGTTATCCCAGTATAGACAGGAGTGGAGATcggtcacttattggagataatAGCAAGTCCTGGTGTTTATATGGAGAACTGTCATATAGTTATCAGTATTCAGTGATACATGACAGTAAATGGATCCAGTTACCTCACCAGATCTCCAGTGATAGAGTCCGGATCTGTCTGGATTACGAGGCCGGGCAGTTGTCCTTTTATGAGCTGTGTGACCCCATCAGACACTTACACACCTTCACCACCACCTTCACAGGGCCCCTTCATGCTCTATTATGGGTATGTGGAGGTTCTATAAAGTTATCAGGGGGAGGAGCAGCTGTGAGGAGCCATCAATATAGAGACTGGTGA